A stretch of the Oenococcus sp. UCMA 16435 genome encodes the following:
- the lysA gene encoding diaminopimelate decarboxylase: MQIKNNQLYIGGVLANEIAQQFGTPLYAYDVGQIRLIISDMKKAFDAEKLKYQISYASKAFSAVAIYDVLKDERIHCDAVSGGEIATIAKAGFPMKNVSFNGNNKSADELRMAIDYKIGTIIIDNFHELDLLNGILAERKISQNVLMRISPGISAHTHKFISTGQQDSKFGFDLLSGQAKKTFDEIQASKYLNLLGLHAHIGSQIFESNGYSKLVDLLIKTASEWHFQAEIIDVGGGFGIKYTQADDPIPNADFIHLICQTARVSSRKYHIKLPEIWIEPGRSIVGPAGYSLYTIGGRKDIPGIRSYLSVDGGMGDNIRPALYQAEYEAVLADQVDVPNEQVVRIAGKYCESGDVLIQKQKLSKTYPGDLLAILATGAYGYSMASNYNRNPRPAVVFAEKGKAKLVVKRETYEDITHLDLNYEVEND, encoded by the coding sequence ATGCAAATAAAAAATAATCAACTTTATATTGGCGGTGTTTTAGCAAATGAAATCGCCCAACAATTTGGAACGCCGCTTTATGCTTATGATGTTGGCCAGATTCGCTTAATTATCAGCGATATGAAAAAAGCTTTCGATGCTGAAAAACTTAAATATCAAATTAGTTATGCTAGTAAAGCTTTTTCGGCAGTCGCAATTTATGACGTTTTAAAAGATGAGAGAATTCATTGCGACGCGGTTTCTGGGGGAGAAATAGCAACAATTGCCAAAGCTGGTTTTCCGATGAAAAATGTTTCTTTTAATGGCAATAATAAATCTGCCGATGAATTGAGAATGGCAATTGACTATAAAATCGGCACGATTATTATTGATAATTTTCATGAACTTGATTTGTTGAATGGAATCCTCGCTGAAAGAAAAATATCTCAAAACGTTTTAATGCGGATAAGTCCGGGAATTTCTGCGCACACACATAAATTTATTTCAACCGGTCAGCAGGATAGCAAGTTTGGTTTTGACTTATTGTCGGGTCAGGCAAAGAAAACTTTTGATGAAATCCAAGCCTCGAAGTATCTTAATTTATTAGGTCTGCACGCCCATATTGGATCGCAAATTTTCGAAAGCAATGGCTACTCGAAATTAGTTGATCTATTAATTAAAACGGCTAGCGAATGGCATTTTCAAGCAGAAATCATTGATGTTGGCGGTGGTTTCGGGATCAAATATACTCAGGCAGACGATCCGATTCCTAATGCTGATTTTATTCATTTGATTTGTCAAACAGCTAGAGTTTCTAGCCGAAAATATCATATTAAATTACCAGAAATTTGGATCGAACCCGGACGCTCAATTGTTGGTCCGGCTGGTTATTCGCTTTATACGATTGGCGGACGTAAAGATATTCCTGGTATTCGTTCTTATCTATCAGTTGATGGTGGTATGGGAGATAATATTCGTCCGGCGCTTTATCAAGCAGAATATGAAGCTGTTTTGGCTGACCAGGTTGACGTTCCTAACGAACAAGTTGTCCGAATAGCTGGTAAATATTGTGAATCAGGAGATGTTTTAATTCAAAAGCAGAAGCTGTCCAAGACCTATCCGGGCGATTTATTGGCTATTCTAGCAACTGGTGCTTATGGCTATTCAATGGCTTCCAATTATAATAGAAATCCTCGCCCAGCGGTTGTTTTTGCAGAAAAAGGTAAGGCAAAATTAGTTGTTAAACGAGAGACCTATGAAGATATAACCCATCTCGATTTAAATTATGAGGTAGAAAATGACTGA
- a CDS encoding aspartate-semialdehyde dehydrogenase: protein MVKEYNVAILGASGAVGTRMREQLEQSTIPVKSLKLLASNRSAGKKSAFRGKEYTIEETKPESFEGIDLVLSSAGGSVSKHFLPEAVRRGAVAVDNTSYFRMDKNVPLVVPEVNCDVLKNHHGIVSNPNCSTIQMVVALKPIFDAFGLKQVIVSTYQAASGAGQSAWNELENESSEYLKDQKMQAKILPVKGSEKHYPLAFNLLPQIDVFEDDAYTHEEWKMIHETKKIFFNDMNSSKIKVTATTVRVPVPVGHGETVYFQVENNNEASAKAIQKAIARGAGLVLQDDPSQQLYPQPINAAGKRETFVGRIRPDLENDGSYWMWVVSDNLLKGAAWNAVQIAQELVKKDLVRVLDPEKSYEMFKEN from the coding sequence ATGGTCAAAGAATACAATGTAGCAATTTTAGGTGCAAGTGGTGCGGTTGGCACGAGAATGCGCGAGCAATTGGAACAATCAACAATTCCAGTCAAGTCATTAAAGCTCTTGGCTTCCAATCGTTCTGCTGGCAAAAAAAGTGCTTTTAGAGGAAAAGAATATACGATTGAAGAAACCAAGCCAGAATCTTTTGAGGGTATAGATTTAGTCTTATCGTCGGCTGGCGGATCGGTTTCCAAACACTTTTTACCAGAAGCAGTTCGTCGTGGCGCAGTTGCAGTTGATAATACTTCTTATTTTCGAATGGATAAAAACGTTCCATTAGTTGTTCCTGAAGTTAATTGCGATGTTTTAAAAAATCATCATGGAATTGTTTCCAATCCAAACTGTTCTACGATTCAAATGGTTGTTGCTTTAAAGCCGATTTTTGATGCTTTTGGTCTAAAGCAGGTGATCGTTTCAACTTATCAGGCAGCTTCCGGAGCTGGCCAGTCTGCTTGGAATGAATTAGAAAACGAAAGTTCCGAATATCTAAAGGATCAGAAGATGCAGGCAAAAATATTGCCTGTTAAAGGGTCTGAAAAACATTACCCATTGGCTTTTAATCTTTTGCCACAAATTGATGTTTTTGAAGATGATGCTTATACCCATGAAGAGTGGAAGATGATCCATGAAACAAAAAAAATTTTTTTTAACGACATGAATTCATCTAAAATTAAAGTTACTGCGACAACCGTTCGGGTTCCCGTTCCGGTTGGCCATGGCGAGACAGTCTATTTCCAAGTTGAAAATAATAATGAAGCTTCTGCTAAAGCAATTCAAAAAGCGATCGCACGTGGTGCTGGTTTGGTTTTGCAGGATGATCCATCGCAACAACTTTATCCGCAACCGATCAATGCGGCAGGTAAACGTGAAACGTTTGTCGGCCGTATTCGTCCCGACTTGGAGAATGATGGCAGCTATTGGATGTGGGTTGTTTCCGACAACCTTTTGAAGGGAGCTGCTTGGAATGCCGTGCAGATTGCTCAGGAGCTTGTTAAAAAAGATCTTGTACGTGTTTTAGATCCAGAAAAATCATACGAAATGTTTAAGGAGAACTAA
- a CDS encoding formate--tetrahydrofolate ligase gives MKSDIEIAHSIKALPITEIGKQIGLSDSQLIPYGHDKAKIDASSIANIPRQGKLILVTSINPTPAGEGKTTVTIGLVDAINRLGKSAIGALREPSMGPVFGLKGGATGGGYAQVIPMEDINLHFTGDLHAVSAAHNLLAAVIDNHLHQGNQLQIDPDNVYWRRVLDMNDRALRQITLGKGRVNGPERNSGFDITASSEIMAVLTLSKNLFDLKKRLSRIVVALDVQGKPVTVADLKVAGALTAVLKDAINPNLVQSLEHSPFIIHGGPFANIAQGTNSVIATDAALKLADYAVTEAGFGSDLGGEKFMDVKVPVLGKEPDAVVIVATIKALKFHGGVALDHLSEKNIDAVKSGLNNLDRHLKAMTRYGKPVIVALNKFFDDDMDEIQVIKEFVEGEKKLKFEIVTSFVDGFEGSLDLAKKVIEAADNQRFFMPLYQADDPIEKKIQTIVEKIYGGKDFELSDRAEKDLAEVKENGWDSLPVVIAKTPNSLTDDSKVHGAPTDFTIHIRRFIPKIGAGFVVAMAGKVLMMPGLGKVPAAEKIDVDENGKITGLS, from the coding sequence ATGAAATCAGATATTGAAATTGCTCACAGTATCAAAGCGCTTCCGATTACAGAAATTGGTAAACAGATTGGTTTATCGGACTCTCAACTGATACCTTATGGTCACGATAAGGCAAAAATTGATGCATCCAGTATTGCAAATATACCCCGACAAGGTAAGTTGATTCTTGTTACATCAATAAATCCAACTCCAGCCGGCGAAGGTAAAACAACTGTCACGATCGGCTTGGTCGATGCGATTAATCGTTTGGGAAAGTCTGCAATTGGTGCTCTTCGAGAACCTTCGATGGGACCGGTTTTTGGTCTCAAAGGTGGTGCGACCGGTGGCGGATATGCTCAGGTTATTCCAATGGAAGATATTAATTTACATTTTACCGGTGATTTACATGCTGTTTCGGCAGCCCATAATCTTCTTGCAGCAGTAATCGATAATCATTTGCACCAAGGAAACCAATTACAGATTGATCCCGATAATGTTTATTGGCGACGGGTGCTTGATATGAATGATCGTGCTCTGCGCCAAATTACTCTTGGAAAGGGCCGAGTTAATGGTCCGGAACGCAATTCTGGTTTTGATATCACCGCTAGTTCTGAAATTATGGCTGTTTTGACTCTTTCAAAGAATCTTTTTGATTTGAAGAAACGTTTGAGTCGGATCGTAGTTGCTTTGGATGTTCAGGGAAAACCGGTTACGGTTGCAGATCTTAAAGTGGCCGGCGCATTAACAGCTGTTTTAAAGGATGCTATTAACCCTAACCTGGTTCAGTCGCTAGAGCATTCTCCTTTTATTATTCATGGCGGTCCTTTTGCCAATATTGCCCAGGGCACTAATTCAGTGATTGCGACAGATGCCGCTTTAAAGCTGGCTGATTATGCAGTTACAGAAGCAGGTTTCGGTTCTGACCTTGGCGGCGAAAAGTTTATGGATGTTAAAGTTCCCGTTTTAGGTAAAGAACCCGATGCTGTCGTGATAGTAGCTACGATAAAAGCCTTGAAGTTTCATGGCGGGGTGGCACTTGATCATTTGTCCGAAAAGAATATCGATGCTGTTAAAAGCGGATTAAATAATTTGGATAGGCATTTAAAGGCGATGACACGTTATGGCAAGCCGGTCATTGTTGCTTTGAATAAATTCTTTGATGACGATATGGATGAGATTCAGGTAATTAAGGAATTTGTTGAAGGTGAGAAGAAACTAAAATTTGAGATTGTCACTAGTTTTGTTGATGGATTTGAAGGATCTTTGGATTTGGCTAAAAAAGTCATCGAAGCAGCTGATAATCAACGCTTCTTTATGCCACTTTATCAGGCTGATGATCCTATTGAAAAGAAAATTCAAACAATTGTCGAAAAAATATATGGTGGTAAGGATTTTGAGCTATCTGATCGTGCTGAAAAAGATTTAGCCGAGGTTAAAGAAAATGGTTGGGATAGTTTGCCGGTTGTGATTGCTAAAACTCCCAACAGTTTGACTGATGACAGCAAGGTTCATGGCGCACCAACGGATTTTACCATTCATATTCGTCGCTTTATTCCAAAAATCGGGGCTGGTTTCGTTGTTGCAATGGCTGGCAAAGTTTTGATGATGCCTGGCTTGGGAAAGGTTCCGGCAGCCGAAAAGATTGATGTTGACGAGAACGGAAAAATAACCGGATTAAGTTGA
- the rpmF gene encoding 50S ribosomal protein L32 → MAVISNKNSKSHKRNRRGHIALEVPNIVLDKTTGEYTVAHHVSPKGLYKGRQVVAAPKQK, encoded by the coding sequence ATGGCTGTTATATCAAATAAAAATTCAAAGTCGCATAAGCGCAACCGTCGCGGACATATCGCTTTGGAAGTTCCAAATATCGTTCTTGATAAGACGACTGGTGAATACACAGTAGCACATCATGTTTCACCAAAAGGACTTTACAAGGGTCGTCAAGTTGTTGCGGCGCCAAAGCAAAAGTAA
- the dapA gene encoding 4-hydroxy-tetrahydrodipicolinate synthase, with amino-acid sequence MTNVLENTNLLTAIITPFNKNNQIDFQVYRRLIDSQISDGVKGFVISGTTGEAPTLSHDEKIELFEKTVEFVSGRAKVIVGTGSNNTKETIEFTKEAGRISGIDAALIVTPYYNKPDQAGMIAHFSTIADESPLPVVIYNIPGRSISALTVESLLKLADHPNIIAVKQCNSDYDMSELIEHAPKDFLVYTGEDGQSFLNYSLGGAGTISVASHFYAKEFTDMFAAIDNGDFKKAAEDFRFINPRVKALFSYPSPAPVKAVFKRSGIDVGVPRLPILPLDEVQTDGIMQVLKL; translated from the coding sequence ATGACAAATGTACTAGAAAATACAAATTTATTAACGGCAATTATTACGCCATTTAATAAAAATAATCAGATTGATTTTCAAGTTTATCGTCGTCTGATTGATTCACAAATTTCAGATGGAGTAAAAGGTTTCGTTATCTCCGGTACTACTGGTGAAGCACCGACTTTAAGTCACGATGAAAAAATTGAGTTATTTGAAAAGACAGTCGAATTTGTGTCTGGAAGAGCAAAAGTCATAGTCGGCACGGGTTCCAATAATACAAAGGAAACGATTGAATTTACAAAAGAGGCGGGTCGGATTAGCGGAATTGATGCAGCTTTGATTGTTACGCCTTATTATAATAAGCCTGATCAGGCCGGTATGATTGCTCATTTTTCGACGATAGCCGATGAAAGCCCACTTCCGGTTGTTATTTATAATATTCCTGGTCGAAGTATATCTGCTTTAACGGTCGAATCACTTTTAAAGTTGGCTGATCATCCAAATATTATCGCTGTTAAACAGTGCAATTCCGATTATGACATGTCTGAATTAATTGAACACGCTCCAAAAGATTTTCTGGTTTATACCGGAGAAGATGGTCAATCGTTTTTAAATTATTCACTTGGTGGCGCGGGGACGATTTCAGTTGCTTCGCATTTCTATGCCAAGGAATTTACTGATATGTTCGCCGCAATTGATAATGGAGATTTTAAAAAAGCAGCCGAAGATTTCCGTTTCATTAACCCAAGGGTCAAAGCACTTTTCAGTTATCCTTCGCCAGCCCCAGTAAAAGCTGTTTTTAAGCGTTCGGGAATTGACGTTGGGGTTCCACGCTTGCCGATTCTTCCTTTGGATGAGGTACAAACCGATGGAATTATGCAGGTGCTGAAGCTATGA
- the dapB gene encoding 4-hydroxy-tetrahydrodipicolinate reductase, giving the protein MKSILLAGAFGKMGQEIQNTISKHKDWSLDAILVHEHFPENYSGKAKIFRQLNEINQHYDLWIDVTKPDSVLKNAIWAIEHNVSPIIGTSGLKSEEIAKLKSLANKNSVSGIIVPNFSISAVLMMYFSGIAARFMPNVSIEEIHHPDKLDAPSGTARITAGILADNGANTKTVSTSTDGDKNIVEKVLITSKRKKGYVAYQSVDFVNEYETLSISQNSLDRKSFMPGVELAIKKADQQKGLVVGLDKIMGLK; this is encoded by the coding sequence ATGAAATCAATTTTACTAGCTGGTGCTTTTGGAAAAATGGGTCAAGAAATTCAGAATACTATTTCCAAACATAAAGATTGGTCTTTAGATGCAATTTTGGTTCACGAACATTTTCCGGAAAATTATTCCGGAAAAGCAAAGATTTTTCGGCAGTTAAATGAAATAAATCAGCATTATGATCTTTGGATTGATGTAACGAAACCGGATTCAGTTTTAAAAAATGCTATTTGGGCAATTGAACATAATGTTTCACCGATTATAGGTACAAGTGGTCTAAAAAGTGAAGAAATTGCAAAACTAAAATCCTTAGCGAATAAGAATTCCGTTAGCGGAATTATTGTTCCTAATTTTAGTATTTCGGCAGTTTTGATGATGTACTTTTCTGGTATTGCAGCCAGATTTATGCCTAACGTTTCGATCGAAGAAATCCATCATCCTGACAAACTTGATGCTCCCAGTGGAACAGCTAGGATAACTGCCGGAATTTTGGCAGATAATGGTGCAAATACAAAAACTGTTTCGACATCAACCGATGGCGATAAAAATATTGTTGAAAAGGTCCTGATTACTTCCAAACGAAAAAAGGGTTATGTGGCTTATCAATCAGTAGATTTTGTCAACGAATATGAAACTTTATCGATATCACAAAATAGTTTGGATCGTAAGTCTTTTATGCCTGGTGTTGAATTAGCGATTAAAAAAGCTGATCAACAGAAAGGATTAGTTGTAGGATTAGATAAAATAATGGGGTTGAAATAA
- the dapD gene encoding 2,3,4,5-tetrahydropyridine-2,6-dicarboxylate N-acetyltransferase — MTELDAQKIIDFIANSKKQTPVKVTYKGNLSGRLPDSVQSFSNSDFGILYGNWSDIKPLLSGLNKRDYLIENNARNSAVPLLDIKDINARIEPGAIIRDQVKIADSAVIMMGAVINIGAEIGEATMIDMGAVLGGRAIVGKHSHVGAGAVLAGVVEPASAQPVRVGDNVLIGANAVIIEGVQIGDGAVIGAGAVVINDIPAHTVAAGVPAKVIKQIDEKTENKTALIDALREL; from the coding sequence ATGACTGAATTAGATGCACAGAAAATAATAGATTTTATTGCTAACTCAAAAAAACAAACACCGGTGAAAGTTACCTATAAAGGTAACTTAAGTGGTCGGCTTCCCGACAGCGTCCAAAGTTTTTCCAATTCCGATTTTGGAATTCTTTACGGTAATTGGAGTGATATTAAACCGTTATTGTCTGGTCTTAACAAAAGAGATTATTTAATTGAAAACAATGCCCGTAATTCAGCAGTTCCTTTACTCGATATTAAAGACATTAATGCACGAATCGAACCGGGAGCAATTATTCGCGATCAGGTAAAAATTGCAGATAGTGCCGTTATCATGATGGGTGCTGTGATCAACATCGGAGCAGAAATTGGTGAAGCGACAATGATTGATATGGGCGCTGTTTTAGGTGGCCGGGCAATCGTTGGCAAACATTCCCACGTTGGTGCCGGAGCGGTTTTGGCCGGTGTTGTCGAACCAGCCTCCGCACAGCCTGTCCGTGTTGGCGATAATGTTTTAATCGGAGCTAATGCGGTTATTATCGAAGGAGTCCAAATTGGCGATGGCGCAGTTATTGGTGCCGGAGCGGTTGTTATTAACGATATACCCGCTCATACGGTCGCGGCCGGAGTTCCTGCTAAAGTTATTAAACAAATTGATGAAAAGACAGAAAATAAAACCGCTCTTATTGATGCCTTAAGAGAACTTTGA
- a CDS encoding YebC/PmpR family DNA-binding transcriptional regulator codes for MSGHSKWHNIQGRKNAQDAKRGKIFQKISHDLYVAAKAGGADPSANASLRLVMDKAKAANMPKENVQRALDKATGAGDVKFEEATYEGYAPGGVAVLVETSTDNINRTVSNVRNSFNHHGGSLGTSGSVSFQFDRRGHFVIDRQSHPDITEDQVMEDAIDAGAEDVQTSDDAFEIFSQPADFAAVEGALTDKGYELAESEITMIPQNPVEVPEADQEKFEKLIDELEDNDDVLAVYTTAD; via the coding sequence ATGTCAGGTCATAGTAAATGGCACAACATCCAAGGCCGCAAGAATGCTCAGGATGCTAAACGTGGAAAAATTTTCCAAAAAATAAGTCACGATTTGTATGTTGCAGCCAAGGCTGGCGGTGCTGATCCATCTGCTAATGCTAGTCTTCGTCTAGTTATGGACAAGGCTAAAGCCGCTAACATGCCAAAAGAAAATGTGCAGCGTGCTTTGGACAAAGCAACGGGAGCCGGTGATGTCAAGTTCGAAGAGGCAACGTACGAGGGCTATGCTCCCGGTGGTGTGGCTGTTTTGGTGGAAACGTCAACCGACAATATTAATCGGACTGTTTCCAATGTAAGAAATTCTTTTAATCATCATGGCGGTTCATTAGGAACGAGCGGATCGGTCAGTTTTCAGTTCGATCGCCGAGGTCATTTTGTGATTGATCGCCAGTCGCACCCGGATATTACTGAAGATCAAGTAATGGAGGACGCAATCGATGCCGGAGCCGAAGATGTACAGACTTCCGATGATGCATTTGAAATTTTTAGTCAACCGGCAGATTTTGCTGCGGTTGAGGGTGCTCTAACTGATAAAGGATATGAATTGGCTGAATCGGAAATTACAATGATTCCTCAAAATCCGGTTGAGGTTCCAGAAGCCGATCAGGAAAAGTTTGAAAAATTAATCGATGAGCTTGAAGATAACGATGATGTTTTAGCTGTTTATACCACTGCTGATTAA
- a CDS encoding N-acetyldiaminopimelate deacetylase: MLSNEQLIKIRRHLHANPEIGMQEIKTHQFLLEEIAKFPQVNLSIETIPKVPTALLVRVAGSDPKRTIAWRTDMDALPIQEETGLDFASKNDHVMHACGHDIHMTVALGILSYFAEHQPKDNLLVFFQPAEENEFGGKRFYDADGFQGDYLPDEFYALHINPQLPAGQIASRKGTLFAGSNELRLSFIGKSGHAAYPQNANDSIIAAANFVTSVQTVVSRNIDPTEGGVVTIGKFNAGKAMNIIAGKADIEGTIRSFTQSGMEIMTKHIRLIAEGIAASFNQKLMIDFRQGGYMPVVNDDRTTDFFISYMKNADGVDFKIVQPAMIAEDFGFLSNQFEGTMCWLGVNDSSHSLHSDHLNPDESAITKGIEAIKGFLIARMQK; encoded by the coding sequence ATGCTTAGTAATGAGCAATTAATCAAAATTCGTCGTCATCTTCATGCTAATCCGGAAATCGGTATGCAAGAAATTAAAACACATCAGTTTTTGCTGGAAGAAATTGCAAAGTTTCCACAAGTGAATTTGTCAATTGAAACAATTCCAAAAGTACCAACGGCACTTTTGGTTCGTGTCGCTGGGTCAGATCCAAAAAGAACAATTGCTTGGCGGACTGATATGGATGCTTTGCCGATCCAAGAAGAGACTGGTCTGGATTTTGCCAGCAAAAACGATCATGTCATGCATGCCTGTGGCCATGATATTCATATGACGGTCGCTCTTGGTATTCTTTCTTATTTCGCCGAACACCAGCCAAAAGATAATTTATTAGTATTTTTTCAGCCGGCCGAGGAAAATGAATTCGGTGGTAAACGTTTCTATGATGCTGATGGCTTTCAGGGTGATTACCTTCCTGACGAATTTTATGCTTTGCATATCAATCCACAGTTGCCGGCTGGACAGATTGCCAGTCGCAAGGGAACTCTCTTTGCTGGCTCGAATGAATTGCGTTTAAGCTTTATCGGCAAGTCCGGCCATGCTGCTTATCCACAAAATGCTAATGATTCAATTATTGCAGCAGCAAATTTTGTGACGAGTGTTCAGACAGTGGTTTCTCGGAATATTGATCCGACTGAAGGCGGGGTTGTTACAATCGGGAAATTTAACGCTGGAAAAGCAATGAATATTATTGCCGGAAAAGCAGATATTGAAGGAACAATCCGTAGTTTCACCCAATCCGGCATGGAAATTATGACAAAGCATATACGCCTGATTGCTGAAGGTATCGCTGCTTCTTTTAACCAGAAACTAATGATTGATTTTCGTCAGGGCGGTTATATGCCGGTCGTTAATGATGATCGGACAACTGACTTTTTTATCAGTTATATGAAAAATGCCGATGGGGTTGATTTCAAAATTGTCCAACCGGCAATGATTGCTGAAGATTTTGGTTTTCTTTCGAACCAATTTGAGGGAACGATGTGTTGGCTAGGGGTTAATGACTCCAGCCACAGTTTACATTCTGATCATTTAAATCCAGATGAGTCAGCAATTACAAAGGGCATTGAAGCCATAAAAGGCTTTTTGATAGCGAGGATGCAAAAATGA
- a CDS encoding homoserine O-succinyltransferase → MTVGVRSGFLKTGYIVSNAKEILILNLMPDRQRAEKNFFDLFNSTKKKLNLTFIIPTTHKIKHDSLAVRRVYKTFADIKDNYYDALLVTGAPLEFIDFSQIDYFPEFLEILKWRKKHVAFSTFECWSAMALSKIEYHLDYSLERKKVSGIYETPVYSLLEGIETIRVPQSRYFKINRLANSWQLITNDENGSLISFDQANQTFIITGHPEYDRETLANEYIRDLKNGLSIDEPRNYFDKNRIPQKTWSKNSTLLYSTWLDLAETCKLKKV, encoded by the coding sequence ATGACAGTTGGTGTTCGTAGCGGTTTTTTAAAAACAGGTTATATCGTTTCAAATGCAAAAGAAATTTTGATTTTGAATTTAATGCCTGATCGGCAACGAGCCGAGAAGAATTTTTTTGATTTGTTTAATTCAACCAAAAAGAAGCTCAATCTGACTTTTATTATTCCGACTACTCATAAGATAAAACATGATTCCTTGGCGGTTAGACGGGTTTATAAAACTTTTGCCGATATTAAAGACAATTATTATGATGCTTTATTGGTAACCGGTGCACCATTGGAATTTATCGACTTTTCACAAATAGATTATTTTCCGGAATTTTTAGAAATTTTGAAATGGCGCAAAAAACATGTTGCTTTTTCAACTTTTGAGTGTTGGTCGGCAATGGCTCTTTCAAAAATCGAATATCATCTGGATTACAGCCTTGAAAGAAAAAAGGTTTCTGGTATTTATGAAACACCGGTTTACAGCCTTTTGGAAGGCATCGAGACAATTCGAGTGCCTCAATCCCGTTATTTCAAAATCAATCGGCTTGCCAATTCCTGGCAATTAATTACTAATGACGAAAATGGATCGTTAATTTCTTTTGATCAAGCAAATCAGACTTTTATAATCACTGGCCATCCCGAATACGATCGAGAAACATTGGCCAATGAATATATACGTGATTTAAAAAATGGTTTGTCAATTGATGAGCCACGCAATTATTTTGATAAAAACAGAATTCCTCAAAAAACCTGGTCAAAAAATTCCACGCTGTTATATTCAACCTGGCTTGATCTTGCGGAGACCTGCAAATTAAAGAAAGTTTAA